The following proteins come from a genomic window of Dermacentor albipictus isolate Rhodes 1998 colony chromosome 8, USDA_Dalb.pri_finalv2, whole genome shotgun sequence:
- the LOC139049190 gene encoding uncharacterized protein, producing MAALSLMEGLNQPDIEDLESQKYAELLALARELGYTYKGNPKKAKVVKFIRQSVACGLAKGKENSTVTFAPDTAAAESSVEAVVPPKCAAAAKTPVPKLASKVRKTPNFTKLHAAEFAKMKSVVDCTARRNILLSTSAAGRSLQTPKSASHIPRLAVKASAAGALQTPKAASRIPRLTVCKAKTVPLREPVRARIDPSQRTAARQSQARTILGKVRSNRRFDLLMAKRGLVCD from the exons ATGGCCGCTCTTTCGCTCATGGAAGGCTTAAACCAACCCGACATCGAGGACCTCGAGTCTCAGAAATACGCCGAGCTCCTAGCATTGGCCCGGGAGCTGGGGTACACCTACAAGGGCAATCCGAAGAAGGCCAAAGTTGTCAAATTCATCCGACAGTCCGTTGCCTGTGGGCTGGCCAAGGGCAAag AAAACAGTACTGTGACTTTTGCCCCAGACACAGCTGCTGCAGAGTCGAGTGTCGAAGCCGTTGTGCCGCCGAAGTGTGCTGCGGCTGCAAAAACTCCCGTGCCAAAGTTGGCATCCAAAGTGAGGAAGACTCCAAACTTCACCAAGCTTCATGCAGCAGAGTTTGCCAAAATGAAGTCCGTGGTAGACTGCACTGCCCGCCgcaacatcttattgagcaccaGTGCTGCTGGTCGTTCGCTTCAGACACCCAAATCGGCATCACACATACCCCGCCTCGCCGTTAAGGCCAGTGCTGCTGGTGCGCTGCAGACACCCAAAGCTGCATCGCGGATTCCCAGGCTGACCGTGTGCAAAGCAAAAACTGTGCCGTTGAGGGAGCCGGTGCGTGCGCGGATTGACCCAAGCCAGCGCACGGCTGCACGGCAGAGCCAGGCACGCACTATCCTAGGCAAAGTGCGATCGAACAGGAGATTTGACTTGCTCATGGCAAAAAGGGGCCTTGTGTGCGACTGA